In the Bacillus sp. HSf4 genome, CCGGCGCGTTCGCCGATACCGTTCACCGTACATTCCACTTTATCAGCGCCATTTTTAACGGCTGCAAGTGTGTTCGCTGTCGCCATGCCGAGATCATTGTGGCAATGGACGCTTAAAAGCACTTGATCATTTATATTTTTCAATCGGTCATTGATTTTAAAGATCAATTCCCCGAATTCTTCAGGCTCTGCATACCCGACAGTATCAGGCACATTAATGATCGTTGCCCCTGCATTGACAACAGCTTCAATTGTCGCCCACAAATATTCGAAATCAGAGCGTGAGGCGTCTTCTGTTGAATACTGCACATCCGGCAGAAGGGTTTTGGCATATTTTACTGCATCCACGCCGATATTCATGATCTGGCTTTTTGATTTGCCGAATTTCTTTTCCACATGAATATCCGATGTGCCTAAGACGATATGAATCAGCGGATGTTCAGCATGTTTCACACTTTGGTAAACCGAATCAATATCTGCTTTAACTGCTCTTGCCAGCGCCGTGATGACAACATCATCCGCTTTGCCCACTTTGGCGGCAATTTCTTTGACGGCATGAAAATCACCAGCTGATGATGAAGGAAAACCGGCTTCAATCATATCAACTTGAAGCTTTTTTAGTTGGTGAGCGACTTCCAGTTTTTCATACAGATTCAGCTTAGCCCCCGGGACCTGCTCACCATCTCTCAAAGTCGTATCCAACACCCAAATCTTTCTTTCCATAAAAAACACTCCTTTCTTGTATAAAAAAAGCCCCGTCTCTATTATGAAATAGAGACGAGGCATTGCTCGCGGTACCACTCTAATTGATTAATCAATTCACATTAATCCACTCAAATTCGGCGGCTATCACCGCCTATCTTCGTAACGGGAGAATTCCGGCATCCCCTACTCCGTCTGTTTCAGGGTGCAGCTCATGGATGAGTTCAAAGGGTATAACTGCCGATTCACACCAGCCATCGGCTCTCTGAAAAGATTATAAACCTTCTACTATTTCCATTCTTCGCTTTGTGTTGATGTCATTTTTTGCAATCATATAGGAGCAAACAGCAATTGTCAATATTATTTTCAGAATATTTCATTCGTTTTATCCGGCGTAAATGAGAAACGCGCCTTTTCTTTTTACGATAAAACGTTTACAATCAAAGGTGAAAATTCCAAAACTGGGAGTGATCCTTTATGGTAGAAGGACTATTCATCACTGCTTCATTGGTAACGCTCGCTTATTTTATCGTCATGGAAATCGCCGATTAAAAAACACCCAAGGCGATTAGCTTTGGGTGTTTAATCATTCAGATTCAGGTTCGAGGACGCCGTAATGAAACAGGGCTGTTTTTCGCCTTTTCACACGGAAGCCGTATGTCTCAAAACGCGGACTTCTCCAGTGGTCTTTCAGGACGACTCTTTTTCTGGCTACCCGCAGTGCTTCACTTACACAGCCGGCAAACGAGAAATCGGTATGCGCCAGTTTTCTTAAAGGGGCGATGCCGTCAGATTCTTTGATTGCTTCATCAAACATTGGATCAAAGTAGACGATATCGGCCGAATCATCAGCAAGCTGTTGAAAATGTTTTAAACTGTCGCCTTGAATAACCTGAATTCTTCTCATCGCTTCGTTTAAAGGTGTGAGATCCGTCTCCCATGTCTCAAGCCCGTTTTCCACCAGAAAGGCCAGAAGCGGGCTTTTTTCAATGCCGCGGACTGTTCCCTTTTCACCTGTCACAAGGCTTGCGATCATCGCATCTGAACC is a window encoding:
- a CDS encoding class I SAM-dependent methyltransferase, encoding MIVTTSYRPNEATISAAKKISRTLNGRFSERRKRPIRLIQETEQDEVLVVGKERFELYFADGEKFFFHPNSAMFRAKRLLKGEADPFIEAAQLKPGDTLLDCTLGLGSDAMIASLVTGEKGTVRGIEKSPLLAFLVENGLETWETDLTPLNEAMRRIQVIQGDSLKHFQQLADDSADIVYFDPMFDEAIKESDGIAPLRKLAHTDFSFAGCVSEALRVARKRVVLKDHWRSPRFETYGFRVKRRKTALFHYGVLEPESE